Proteins from a single region of Schistocerca gregaria isolate iqSchGreg1 chromosome 3, iqSchGreg1.2, whole genome shotgun sequence:
- the LOC126354483 gene encoding uncharacterized protein LOC126354483, protein MSKTSLVEPAAVEEKVNPAVNPEASDSQEELVRNVVPQEVVGESFKTLQLLKGWPLVLLIFNKGEETYKSVKHSTKVTEIGFNISEKVATAVKNWSGNIIKKIEPVLKLVDNPASEGLERLEKSFPVVKESPEKIYDSVVVRIASFISPAVNTAVMVTEVGRKQVKRTTKIVVKSSRKVIAMVENRLERFEQYMAGTRMEIATGQSGQESTSQESQAVAGAASARKLRAAAGACLRSAASLLMFWLGVSFWVLERLPLFGRLLSEMPASPSLSGGVSTASSYSSLADEPAAEEVQGSQLPPQISEATQ, encoded by the exons ATGAGTAAAACAAGCTTAGTTGAGCCTGCAGCTGTGGAAGAGAAAGTTAATCCTGCTGTGAACCCAGAGGCCTCTGACTCTCAAGAGGAGCTGGTCCGAAATGTCGTTCCGCAAGAGGTGGTAGGAGAGTCCTTCAAAACATTGCAGTTACTGAAGGGATGGCCTCTTGTATTGTTAATTTTCAACAAGGGAGAAGAAACTTATAAATCTGTGAAGCATAGCACTAAAGTAACTGAAATTGGCTTCAATATTTCCGAGAAAGTGGCGACAGCTGTCAAAAATTGGTCTGGCAATATAATCAAAAAAATCGAGCCAGTGTTGAAGCTGGTAGATAATCCAGCGAGCGAAGGTCTGGAGCGATTGGAGAAAAGCTTCCCTGTTGTCAAAGAATCACCCGAGAAG ATCTACGATAGCGTCGTTGTTCGAATAGCGAGTTTCATTAGCCCAGCAGTAAATACAGCGGTCATGGTAACTGAGGTTGGGCGGAAGCAAGTGAAAAGAACTACAAAAATTGTAGTTAAATCCTCTCGCAAGGTGATTGCGATGGTGGAAAAccggttagagagattcgagcaataCATGGCTGGAACGAGGATGGAGATCG CTACAGGGCAGTCAGGACAAGAGTCCACTTCGCAAGAGTCGCAAGCGGTGGCCGGCGCTGCGAGCGCTCGTAAGCTGAGAGCAGCGGCAGGCGCCTGTCTGCGCTCGGCGGCGTCGCTGCTCATGTTCTGGCTGGGCGTTTCGTTCTGGGTGCTCGAGCGCCTGCCGCTGTTCGGCCGCTTGCTGTCCGAAATGCCCGCTTCGCCGTCCCTGTCCGGCGGGGTCTCCACGGCCTCGTCGTACTCGTCACTCGCCGACGAGCCGGCGGCTGAGGAAGTCCAGGGCAGCCAGCTGCCGCCACAGATCTCGGAGGCGACACAGTGA